Proteins from a genomic interval of Treponema succinifaciens DSM 2489:
- a CDS encoding Trp family transcriptional regulator: MPETKNSQNDQIKEICMLLSKIQDENLIFDFFGCLFTKSELKDFSKRWSLVKELDEGTTQREIAKKYNLSLCNITRGSREMKKENSAFQKVLTLLKSLK; this comes from the coding sequence ATGCCAGAAACAAAAAACAGCCAGAACGATCAGATTAAAGAAATATGCATGCTTCTTTCAAAAATTCAGGACGAAAATCTTATATTTGATTTTTTCGGCTGTCTTTTTACAAAGTCTGAATTAAAGGATTTTTCCAAGAGATGGAGTCTTGTAAAGGAACTTGACGAAGGAACAACCCAGCGCGAAATTGCAAAAAAATACAATTTGTCTTTATGCAATATAACGAGAGGGTCCAGAGAAATGAAAAAGGAAAATTCAGCGTTCCAAAAAGTTCTTACCCTCTTGAAATCGCTGAAATAA
- a CDS encoding IMP cyclohydrolase produces the protein MIQKTLKEALSKNEYPGRGIIVGKSADGKYAVSAYWIMGRSENSRNRIFVEDGDGIRTQAFDPSKLTDPSLIIYAPVKVLGSKTIVTNGDQTDTVYDGLKNGLSFEKSLQSRMFEPDSPNFTPRISALLEVENGNFNFSMSILKSDCGNESSVNRYTFDFENPRAGIGRYIHTYMQNGNPLPSFEGEPELLELDGTSIEETANSIWENLNEDNKVSLFVRFIEIATGKAQTKIINKN, from the coding sequence ATGATTCAAAAAACATTGAAAGAGGCTCTTTCTAAAAATGAATATCCAGGACGCGGAATTATTGTTGGAAAATCCGCAGACGGAAAATACGCGGTTTCTGCCTATTGGATTATGGGAAGAAGCGAAAACAGCCGCAATAGAATTTTTGTGGAAGATGGAGACGGAATCCGCACTCAGGCATTTGATCCTTCAAAACTTACAGATCCAAGCCTTATAATTTACGCGCCTGTAAAAGTTCTTGGTTCCAAGACAATTGTAACAAACGGCGATCAGACTGACACAGTTTATGACGGACTTAAAAATGGACTTAGCTTTGAAAAATCCTTGCAGTCAAGAATGTTTGAGCCGGACTCTCCGAATTTTACACCGCGCATTTCAGCCTTGCTTGAAGTTGAGAATGGAAATTTTAATTTTTCAATGTCGATTTTAAAGAGCGACTGCGGAAACGAATCTTCTGTAAACAGATACACTTTTGACTTTGAAAATCCGCGCGCAGGAATCGGCCGCTACATTCACACTTATATGCAGAACGGAAATCCTCTTCCTAGCTTTGAAGGTGAGCCTGAGCTTTTGGAACTGGACGGAACTTCTATAGAAGAAACTGCAAATTCAATCTGGGAAAACTTAAATGAAGACAACAAGGTCTCGCTTTTTGTGCGCTTTATTGAAATTGCAACAGGAAAAGCCCAGACAAAAATTATAAACAAGAACTAG
- a CDS encoding peptidylprolyl isomerase, with translation MDQENKITEQKTKKDSSKIGAVIILVISALVFLPFGASAVFQSIFNKQKASTFGSYNGKNITYEPGTKFFITVSNLAQSYQAGGYKVDENSYYRIMREAFYQTVINMAFTDSVKKSGYIVPKEAVNRFVIESFTDPSTGKFSQKAYNQTSAVDLEKLRKDIESNLVYKRYFYDLFGAGNEVSFNGTPLYGLKRSGAEKKFLASMGAEKHSFDAVAFSTANFPKEEAVKFGKENAEKFIKYDLSVITVDDEQEAKALLKQINGNEITFADAASEKSQKYYSDAEGKNAGAYRYQIENMLDNVDSLAELEKLQKDEISAIIKTKRGYSIFKCDDSVVAADFEDSTVQDAVLGYINSNEKSYIENYFLEIAENFVSEAAISSFDSACKKFNVEKSEVQPFPVNYGSSSIYSSVSETGPLARIASNEDAYKTAFSLKQDEISSPFILGSNVVVLKCTGIQTDEVEDASETEIRNADLNTANSALFANPKVVDNFFATYITLMSENKNRK, from the coding sequence ATGGATCAAGAAAACAAAATCACTGAACAGAAAACAAAAAAAGACAGTTCAAAAATCGGAGCTGTAATCATACTTGTAATTTCGGCGCTGGTATTTCTTCCCTTTGGAGCGAGCGCAGTTTTTCAGTCAATCTTTAACAAGCAGAAGGCAAGCACTTTCGGCTCTTACAACGGAAAAAACATAACTTATGAGCCAGGCACAAAGTTCTTTATTACGGTTTCAAATCTTGCGCAGTCATATCAGGCTGGCGGATACAAAGTTGACGAAAATTCATACTACCGCATTATGAGAGAAGCCTTTTATCAGACTGTAATCAACATGGCGTTCACTGACTCAGTAAAAAAATCAGGCTACATAGTTCCAAAAGAAGCTGTAAACAGATTTGTAATTGAAAGCTTCACAGATCCTTCAACAGGAAAATTCTCACAGAAAGCTTACAATCAGACAAGCGCAGTTGATCTTGAAAAACTAAGAAAAGACATTGAAAGCAACCTTGTTTACAAACGCTATTTTTATGATTTGTTCGGGGCTGGCAATGAAGTTTCTTTCAACGGAACTCCATTGTACGGACTTAAAAGAAGCGGCGCGGAAAAGAAATTTCTTGCTTCAATGGGAGCAGAAAAACATTCATTTGACGCAGTTGCATTCAGCACGGCGAACTTCCCAAAAGAAGAAGCTGTAAAATTCGGAAAAGAAAATGCTGAAAAGTTCATCAAATACGACCTTTCTGTAATCACAGTTGACGATGAGCAGGAAGCAAAGGCGCTTTTAAAGCAGATAAATGGAAACGAAATTACATTTGCTGATGCAGCAAGTGAAAAATCCCAGAAATATTATTCTGACGCAGAAGGAAAAAATGCAGGAGCTTACCGCTACCAGATTGAAAATATGCTTGACAATGTGGATTCACTTGCAGAGCTTGAAAAACTTCAGAAAGATGAAATCAGCGCAATTATAAAAACAAAACGCGGATATTCAATATTCAAGTGCGACGATTCTGTAGTTGCGGCGGATTTTGAAGACAGCACAGTTCAGGACGCAGTTCTTGGCTACATAAACTCAAACGAAAAAAGCTACATTGAAAACTACTTCCTTGAGATTGCGGAAAACTTTGTTTCAGAAGCCGCTATTTCAAGTTTTGACAGCGCATGCAAAAAGTTCAATGTGGAAAAATCAGAAGTTCAGCCTTTCCCTGTAAACTACGGAAGTTCAAGCATTTATTCTTCTGTTTCTGAAACTGGACCGCTCGCAAGAATCGCTTCAAATGAAGACGCATACAAGACAGCATTTTCTTTAAAGCAAGACGAAATCAGCTCGCCATTTATTCTTGGCTCAAATGTCGTTGTTCTTAAGTGCACAGGAATTCAAACTGACGAAGTGGAAGATGCAAGCGAAACTGAAATCCGCAACGCAGACTTGAACACAGCAAATTCCGCTCTTTTTGCAAATCCAAAAGTTGTAGACAATTTCTTTGCAACTTACATTACTCTTATGAGCGAAAACAAAAACAGGAAATAA
- a CDS encoding LysM peptidoglycan-binding domain-containing M23 family metallopeptidase yields MKQKLFLIVGTFFSLFCVWSQSFPQIPSLESRDFLFSQYQQEVQQCQKDFFKSNTSVQAFYSYKAKKGDTIFTMAARCSIWQETLSTANSIENSSELLEGKTIILPSANGIFIPEFPATSIEFLLANEHKEKIMQGKFEQYKINGRIFYFIPGERFSPAERAYFLNPGMSMPLEKSILTSDYGKRQSPITGRWQFHKGIDLAAPTGTSVFACKTGIVKSVERGNKIYGNHIVISHAGGMESSYAHLSEILVEEGEAVATGQKIGKVGTTGLSTGPHLHFEIKQNGSSLYPR; encoded by the coding sequence ATGAAGCAAAAACTTTTTTTAATCGTAGGAACATTTTTTTCACTTTTTTGTGTATGGTCGCAAAGTTTTCCGCAAATTCCGTCTTTGGAATCGCGCGACTTTCTTTTTTCCCAGTACCAACAGGAAGTCCAGCAGTGCCAAAAAGATTTTTTTAAGTCAAATACAAGCGTTCAGGCTTTCTATTCATACAAAGCAAAAAAAGGCGACACAATTTTCACCATGGCGGCAAGATGCAGCATTTGGCAGGAAACTTTGTCAACCGCAAATTCCATAGAAAACAGCAGCGAGCTTCTTGAAGGCAAAACAATAATTCTTCCTTCCGCAAACGGAATTTTTATCCCGGAGTTTCCTGCTACTTCCATTGAATTTCTGCTTGCAAACGAGCATAAAGAAAAAATAATGCAAGGAAAATTTGAGCAGTACAAAATAAACGGAAGAATTTTCTATTTTATTCCCGGCGAAAGATTCAGTCCGGCTGAACGGGCGTATTTTTTAAATCCCGGAATGTCCATGCCGCTAGAAAAAAGCATTCTTACTTCCGACTACGGAAAACGGCAAAGCCCCATAACCGGCAGATGGCAGTTTCATAAAGGAATCGACCTTGCAGCTCCAACGGGAACTTCTGTATTTGCCTGCAAAACTGGAATTGTAAAATCCGTGGAAAGAGGAAACAAAATCTACGGAAACCACATCGTAATTTCCCACGCAGGCGGAATGGAAAGCTCCTACGCCCATCTTTCTGAAATCCTAGTCGAAGAAGGAGAAGCGGTTGCAACAGGACAGAAAATCGGAAAAGTCGGAACAACAGGACTTTCAACAGGGCCGCATCTTCACTTTGAAATAAAGCAGAACGGCTCTTCATTATATCCACGGTAA